A single genomic interval of Rhododendron vialii isolate Sample 1 chromosome 3a, ASM3025357v1 harbors:
- the LOC131318901 gene encoding large ribosomal subunit protein uL1 — MSKLQSDAVREAISQIVAEVKEKKRNFVETIELQIGLKNYDPQKDKRFSGSVRLPHIPRPKMKVCMLGDAQHVEEAEKIGLDYMDVEGLKKLNKNKKLVKKLAKKYHAFLASEAVIKQIPRLLGPGLNKAGKFPTLVTHQESLESKVNETKATVKFQLKKVLCMGVAVGNCGMEDKQIFQNVQMSVNFLVSLLKKNWQNVRCLYLKSTMGRPVRIF; from the exons ATGAG TAAGCTACAAAGCGATGCTGTAAGGGAAGCCATCTCCCAGATTGTTGCAGAGGTGAAGGAAAAGAAGCGTAACTTTGTTGAGACCATTGAGCTCCAAATTGGTTTGAAGAATTATGATCCGCAGAAAGATAAGCGTTTTAGTGGTTCTGTGAGGTTGCCGCACATCCCTCGTCCTAAGATGAAGGTCTGCATGCTTGGTGATGCTCAACACGTAGAAGAG GCAGAGAAGATAGGATTGGACTACATGGATGTCGAAGGACTAAAGAAGCTtaacaagaacaagaaactGGTCAAGAAGCTTGCCAAAAAGTACCATGCCTTCCTAGCATCTGAAGCTGTTATCAAGCAGATCCCTCGTCTCTTGGGCCCTGGTTTGAACAAAGCAG GAAAGTTTCCAACGTTGGTGACTCATCAGGAATCCCTTGAGTCAAAAGTTAATGAAACAAAAGCAACTGTGAAGTTTCAACTCAAGAAGGTTCTGTGTATGGGTGTTGCTGTCGGCAACTGCGGTATGGAGGACAAACAGATCTTCCAGAATGTTCAGATGAGTGTAAACTTTCTTGTGTCGTTGCTGAAGAAGAATTGGCAAAAT GTGAGGTGCTTGTACCTGAAGAGTACCATGGGAAGGCCAGTCCGCATCTTTTAA
- the LOC131318905 gene encoding uncharacterized protein LOC131318905, which produces MLADLGLSPCLLEIAPQPPITPVRPPETAPRPPIKQVYVRLRRSSAAAPPIAPADPTSLPTSSPSPSEDPDLDLPIAVRNGNHNGAFADWKKCYSEQQKKLSPLVRDNCGEGARCTGTTCDKKHLIVTFLITDSGTLKFPSINSHSDLDMALDSLEYILYDIVLAGKVWWASRHDTKDLSYL; this is translated from the exons ATGTTGGCTGATCTTGGTCTGTCACCTTGTCTTCTCGAGATTGCTCCTCAACCACCCATTACACCGGTCCGTCCTCCCGAGACTGCCCCTCGACCACCCATTAAACAGGTCTATGTTCGTCTTCGTCGCTCTTCCGCCGCCGCACCACCCATTGCTCCTGCAGACCCAACTTCTTTACCCACATCATCTCCTTCACCATCTGAGGATCCGGATCTTGACTTGCCTATTGCCGTTCGTAATG GTAACCACAACGGGGCGTTCGCTGATTGGAAGAAATGTTATAGCGAACAACAGAAGAAATTAAGTCCCTTAGTCCGTGATAATTGTGGGGAAGGAGCTAGATGTACTGGAACTACATGTGATAAGAAACATCTCATT GTGACATTTCTAATTACAGATTCTGGGACACTTAAGTTTCCTTCTATTAACAGCCATTCAGACCTTGACATGGCTTTGGACTCCTTGGAATACATCCTGTACGACATAGTTTTG GCTGGAAAGGTGTGGTGGGCTTCTCGACATGACACTAAAGACTTGTCATATTTGTGA
- the LOC131318904 gene encoding protein CIA1 isoform X2, protein MNLYDGSYELKEIQRLEGHTDRVWGLAWNPTTGADGVPAVLASCSGDKTVRIWQQSPLTGSFECKAVLEETQTRTIRSCAWSPSGKLLATASFDATTAIWEHIGDDFECVSTLEGHENEVKSVSWNASGSLLASCGRDKSVWIWEVLPGNEFDCVSVLQGHTQDVKMVQWHPSMDVLFSCGYDNTIKVWAEDGDDDWSCVQTLGESNNGHSSTVWALSFNASGDKMVTCSDDLTIKIWGTDIIAMQSGDGNATWSHLCTLSGYHDRTIFSVHWSREGIIATGAADDAIRLFVENKDGLVDGPVCKLFLKKDKAHDMDVNSVQWSYSDNRLLASASDDGSVKIWKLTSLP, encoded by the exons ATGAACCTCTACGACGGCAGCTACGAGCTGAAGGAGATTCAGAGGCTAGAAGGCCACACCGACAGGGTCTGGGGCCTGGCCTGGAACCCCACCACCGGCGCCGACGGTGTTCCGGCCGTGCTCGCCTCTTGCAGCGGCGACAAGACCGTCCGAATCTGGCAGCAGAGCCCACTCACCGGTTCCTTCGAGTGCAAG GCAGTTTTGGAAGAAACACAAACAAGGACAATTCGATCATGTGCCTGGTCCCCATCTGGTAAATTATTGGCGACTGCAAGTTTTGATGCCACCACTGCTATTTGGGAACATATTGGGGATGATTTTGAATGTGTGTCCACTTTGGAG GGACATGAAAATGAAGTAAAAAGCGTTTCCTGGAATGCATCTGGGTCGCTGCTTGCATCTTGTGGCCGAGATAAATCTGTTTGGATTTGGGAAGTACTGCCTGGGAATGAGTTTGATTGCGTTTCGGTGTTGCAAGGGCATACACAAGATGTTAAAATGGTCCAGTGGCATCCGTCGATGGATGTTCTGTTCTCGTGTGGCTATGATAACACCATCAAG GTTTGGGCGGAGGATGGTGACGATGATTGGAGTTGTGTTCAAACATTAGGTGAATCTAACAA TGGACACTCATCTACAGTCTGGGCCCTCTCATTTAATGCTAGCGGAGACAAGATGGTTACCTGCAG TGATGATCTCACTATAAAAATTTGGGGCACAGACATCATAGCAATGCAGTCTGGGGATGGTAATGCAACTTG GAGCCATCTCTGCACCCTTTCTGGTTATCACGACAGAACAATCTTTTCAGTGCATTGGTCAAG GGAAGGAATAATTGCTACTGGAGCAGCCGATGATGCTATACGTTTATTTGTAGAGAACAAGGACGGTTTG GTTGACGGACCTGTGTGTAAATTGTTTCTAAAGAAGGACAAAGCCCATGACATGGATGTCAATTCAGTGCAATGGAGCTATTCG
- the LOC131318904 gene encoding protein CIA1 isoform X1, producing the protein MNLYDGSYELKEIQRLEGHTDRVWGLAWNPTTGADGVPAVLASCSGDKTVRIWQQSPLTGSFECKAVLEETQTRTIRSCAWSPSGKLLATASFDATTAIWEHIGDDFECVSTLEGHENEVKSVSWNASGSLLASCGRDKSVWIWEVLPGNEFDCVSVLQGHTQDVKMVQWHPSMDVLFSCGYDNTIKVWAEDGDDDWSCVQTLGESNNGHSSTVWALSFNASGDKMVTCSDDLTIKIWGTDIIAMQSGDGNATWSHLCTLSGYHDRTIFSVHWSREGIIATGAADDAIRLFVENKDGLVDGPVCKLFLKKDKAHDMDVNSVQWSYSQDNRLLASASDDGSVKIWKLTSLP; encoded by the exons ATGAACCTCTACGACGGCAGCTACGAGCTGAAGGAGATTCAGAGGCTAGAAGGCCACACCGACAGGGTCTGGGGCCTGGCCTGGAACCCCACCACCGGCGCCGACGGTGTTCCGGCCGTGCTCGCCTCTTGCAGCGGCGACAAGACCGTCCGAATCTGGCAGCAGAGCCCACTCACCGGTTCCTTCGAGTGCAAG GCAGTTTTGGAAGAAACACAAACAAGGACAATTCGATCATGTGCCTGGTCCCCATCTGGTAAATTATTGGCGACTGCAAGTTTTGATGCCACCACTGCTATTTGGGAACATATTGGGGATGATTTTGAATGTGTGTCCACTTTGGAG GGACATGAAAATGAAGTAAAAAGCGTTTCCTGGAATGCATCTGGGTCGCTGCTTGCATCTTGTGGCCGAGATAAATCTGTTTGGATTTGGGAAGTACTGCCTGGGAATGAGTTTGATTGCGTTTCGGTGTTGCAAGGGCATACACAAGATGTTAAAATGGTCCAGTGGCATCCGTCGATGGATGTTCTGTTCTCGTGTGGCTATGATAACACCATCAAG GTTTGGGCGGAGGATGGTGACGATGATTGGAGTTGTGTTCAAACATTAGGTGAATCTAACAA TGGACACTCATCTACAGTCTGGGCCCTCTCATTTAATGCTAGCGGAGACAAGATGGTTACCTGCAG TGATGATCTCACTATAAAAATTTGGGGCACAGACATCATAGCAATGCAGTCTGGGGATGGTAATGCAACTTG GAGCCATCTCTGCACCCTTTCTGGTTATCACGACAGAACAATCTTTTCAGTGCATTGGTCAAG GGAAGGAATAATTGCTACTGGAGCAGCCGATGATGCTATACGTTTATTTGTAGAGAACAAGGACGGTTTG GTTGACGGACCTGTGTGTAAATTGTTTCTAAAGAAGGACAAAGCCCATGACATGGATGTCAATTCAGTGCAATGGAGCTATTCG